The following coding sequences lie in one Synechococcus sp. PCC 7336 genomic window:
- a CDS encoding AEC family transporter produces the protein MAVLISAVLPIALVALAGAWIGRIFELDLQTLARVNIYVMLPALVLTSLTETTLAFGNAIAIVAAFLLNTALLYLLAVGLGRSLKFSPDEQKSAIATTLFANVGNMGLPFVLFSLGEAGLERAVLYLVVSSLTIASLFPIVLKGAGIRTGVRLTLRLPVFWATLAGLVLQALGGALPQAIERGVALLGSGAIPIALVMLGVQLSRTQFAFGYRELLGAGLRLVVSPLSAYGIGRVLGLEGLDLQVLVLQAAMPVAVNSLIWVTELGGDKVRVARTIVLSTLLSFLTLPGVLWLTAL, from the coding sequence ATGGCTGTTTTGATTTCAGCGGTGCTGCCCATTGCATTGGTGGCACTCGCGGGCGCTTGGATCGGACGCATCTTCGAGCTGGATTTACAGACGCTAGCACGGGTGAATATCTATGTGATGCTGCCAGCACTAGTGCTGACGAGCCTGACGGAGACAACCCTGGCCTTCGGAAATGCGATCGCGATTGTGGCTGCATTCTTACTCAACACAGCCCTGCTATATCTGCTCGCTGTGGGGTTGGGTCGCAGCCTCAAATTTTCTCCAGACGAGCAGAAAAGTGCGATCGCCACCACTCTATTTGCCAACGTCGGCAACATGGGGCTGCCGTTTGTGTTGTTCTCGCTGGGGGAGGCGGGTCTGGAGCGGGCGGTCCTGTATCTGGTGGTGTCGAGCCTGACGATTGCTAGCCTATTTCCGATTGTACTGAAGGGAGCAGGCATCAGAACTGGCGTACGCTTGACGCTGCGACTGCCAGTCTTTTGGGCAACACTGGCGGGGTTGGTGCTACAAGCTTTGGGCGGAGCGCTGCCCCAGGCGATCGAGCGAGGGGTCGCGCTGCTGGGAAGCGGGGCAATTCCGATTGCGCTGGTCATGCTGGGGGTACAGTTATCGCGGACCCAGTTTGCCTTCGGGTATCGCGAGCTCTTGGGGGCAGGTTTGAGGTTAGTGGTATCGCCGCTGTCAGCCTACGGTATCGGGAGAGTCTTAGGATTAGAGGGATTGGATCTGCAGGTTCTGGTCTTGCAGGCGGCTATGCCGGTGGCAGTCAATTCTCTCATTTGGGTCACAGAGCTGGGGGGAGATAAGGTTCGAGTGGCTAGAACCATTGTGCTCTCGACCTTGCTCAGTTTCTTGACGCTGCCGGGGGTGCTGTGGCTGACCGCGCTGTGA
- a CDS encoding GNAT family N-acetyltransferase, translated as MTLQFEPFDKRRHDRARFTCRELSLDDYIQKQASQDLKRRIAAVFVLVDSPDDAILGYYTLSSYSVELSELGDKLVKRLPNYPKLPATLLGRLAVDINYRGRGLGELLLLDALQRSLQAATQIASLAVVVDALDEQAAKFYQKYGFQRFRHNPLKLYLPMKSIEFLFPGS; from the coding sequence ATGACTTTGCAGTTCGAACCCTTCGATAAACGCCGACACGATCGCGCGAGGTTCACATGCAGAGAACTTAGCCTCGACGATTACATCCAAAAGCAGGCTTCTCAGGATCTCAAAAGGCGAATTGCTGCTGTCTTTGTCCTTGTTGACTCTCCTGATGATGCCATTCTAGGCTACTACACCCTCTCTTCATACTCGGTAGAGCTGTCCGAGTTGGGGGACAAGTTGGTCAAGCGTTTGCCGAACTATCCAAAACTGCCAGCAACTCTATTGGGGCGTTTAGCAGTCGATATCAATTATCGAGGTCGCGGGCTGGGTGAGTTGTTATTACTAGATGCATTGCAGAGATCCCTGCAGGCAGCCACACAGATCGCTTCACTGGCTGTGGTGGTGGATGCTTTAGATGAGCAGGCAGCCAAGTTCTATCAGAAGTATGGCTTTCAGCGGTTTCGACATAACCCTCTCAAGCTCTACTTGCCGATGAAATCCATTGAGTTCTTATTCCCAGGTAGTTAA
- a CDS encoding DUF1778 domain-containing protein translates to MATSSKSMARLEARVDPEMKALWQQAAELQGCSLTDFVVSSVQEAACKAIEQYRTLNLSRQDSEAFVDALLNPPLPNEALTTAAARYRQAIQS, encoded by the coding sequence ATGGCTACTTCTTCAAAATCGATGGCCCGCCTTGAAGCTCGGGTCGATCCCGAAATGAAAGCACTTTGGCAGCAAGCGGCTGAGCTTCAGGGATGCAGCCTGACTGACTTTGTGGTGTCAAGTGTGCAAGAAGCTGCTTGCAAGGCGATCGAGCAATATCGAACCTTAAATCTGAGTCGGCAGGATAGCGAAGCATTTGTAGATGCGCTGTTAAATCCACCACTTCCTAATGAAGCCTTAACAACAGCAGCAGCACGCTACCGACAAGCGATTCAGTCCTAA
- a CDS encoding ferredoxin family protein, with protein sequence MPHTIVTDVCEGVADCVEACPVACIHPADTKNAKGTDYFWIDFETCIDCGICLQVCPVKGAIVPEEKPDLQRLPV encoded by the coding sequence ATGCCCCACACCATTGTCACCGACGTTTGCGAAGGCGTAGCCGACTGCGTTGAGGCTTGTCCCGTCGCCTGCATCCACCCCGCCGACACCAAAAATGCTAAAGGCACCGACTACTTCTGGATTGACTTCGAAACCTGCATTGACTGCGGCATCTGCCTGCAGGTCTGTCCCGTCAAAGGGGCGATCGTGCCAGAAGAAAAACCCGATTTGCAGCGCCTGCCGGTCTGA
- a CDS encoding HD domain-containing protein produces the protein MVLRFCKSRTYHDPLHGSIQLDGGDRTEALLIRLIDTPAFQRLRRIRQLDTASLTFHGAEGSRFTHSVGVLHVARRIFDQLAQHHEDLRRYRSVALVAALLHDIGHSPFSHAGEEIFGCHHELWTCRIVKEDLAIAELFDICEPGLADQLQQVYRHRFPIPVVSQLISSQLDCDRLDYLLRDSHYTGAQYGRLDLDRIVTVLGYDPATQQLTIPERKGLGAIEHYLVVRYFMYAQVYHHPKSIAARFVLTKLYERARTLLQAGELSCDRILTAWLQGPVDQLPLDLYLAADDILFQYPIRFWCDHPDPVLADLARRYLDRDLFKARNIAALPPDRQADLQAAAAAALAKLDLPANYYLGVRSSYARGYTPYQEGICLRGDRGDREIADLSPLVNSLAHTQPKTRLIFPREIEDIIETHLKHLSPSEVPAPLTLPLPTNI, from the coding sequence ATGGTGCTCAGATTTTGTAAATCCAGAACCTATCACGATCCGCTACACGGATCGATTCAGTTGGATGGGGGCGATCGCACTGAAGCCCTGCTGATTCGCTTAATCGATACTCCCGCCTTTCAGCGACTGCGCCGCATCCGTCAATTGGACACCGCCTCCCTCACCTTCCACGGTGCGGAAGGCTCCCGCTTTACCCATTCCGTCGGAGTCCTCCACGTCGCCCGACGGATCTTCGACCAACTGGCCCAACACCACGAAGACCTGCGCCGCTACCGCTCCGTTGCCCTCGTCGCCGCCCTGCTGCACGACATCGGCCACAGCCCCTTCAGCCACGCCGGAGAAGAGATTTTTGGCTGCCATCACGAACTCTGGACCTGCCGCATCGTCAAAGAAGATCTGGCGATCGCCGAATTATTCGATATCTGCGAACCCGGCCTCGCCGACCAACTGCAACAGGTCTACCGCCACCGCTTCCCCATTCCCGTTGTCAGCCAACTGATCTCCAGCCAACTGGACTGCGATCGGCTCGACTACCTGCTGCGCGACAGCCACTACACCGGAGCCCAATATGGCCGCCTCGACCTCGATCGCATCGTCACTGTCCTGGGCTACGACCCTGCCACCCAGCAATTAACCATCCCCGAACGCAAAGGCTTAGGCGCGATCGAACATTACTTAGTGGTGCGTTATTTCATGTACGCGCAGGTCTACCACCACCCCAAAAGCATCGCCGCCCGCTTTGTCCTGACCAAACTTTACGAACGAGCCCGCACCCTCCTCCAAGCAGGCGAACTGAGTTGCGATCGCATCCTCACCGCATGGCTGCAAGGCCCTGTAGACCAGCTCCCCCTCGATCTGTACTTAGCCGCCGACGACATCCTCTTCCAATACCCCATTCGCTTCTGGTGCGACCATCCCGATCCCGTCCTGGCCGATCTCGCGCGGCGCTATCTAGACCGCGATCTGTTTAAAGCCCGCAACATCGCCGCACTCCCCCCCGATCGCCAAGCAGATCTACAAGCCGCAGCCGCAGCCGCCCTTGCCAAACTTGACCTACCTGCCAACTATTATCTCGGCGTCCGCTCCTCCTACGCACGCGGCTACACCCCCTACCAAGAAGGCATTTGTTTGAGAGGCGATCGCGGCGATCGCGAAATCGCCGATCTTTCCCCCCTAGTTAACTCCTTAGCCCACACTCAACCCAAAACCCGCCTCATCTTCCCCCGAGAAATCGAAGACATTATAGAAACCCACCTCAAACACCTCTCCCCTTCCGAAGTTCCAGCCCCTCTTACACTTCCTCTCCCAACCAACATTTAA
- the psb35 gene encoding photosystem II assembly protein Psb35 yields MMIGDIPIAPLAVGAIGFIAAVTLGSLAWYNSKRPAGWENAERPDFVPKIGEDESDS; encoded by the coding sequence ATGATGATTGGAGACATCCCCATCGCCCCCCTAGCCGTGGGAGCCATCGGATTTATTGCTGCTGTGACACTAGGTTCTCTCGCCTGGTACAACTCCAAGCGCCCTGCAGGCTGGGAAAACGCCGAACGCCCCGACTTCGTTCCCAAAATTGGTGAAGACGAGAGTGACAGCTAG
- a CDS encoding DUF3134 family protein encodes MHNPSLREEPLKGRAPIVPMSDTLSILDWLKAQGRLIEVVPTTELNRPEEEDISVLMGEEEKYDDED; translated from the coding sequence ATGCACAATCCCTCTCTACGCGAAGAGCCCCTCAAAGGCCGCGCCCCCATCGTCCCCATGAGCGACACCCTGTCTATTTTGGATTGGCTCAAAGCTCAGGGACGGCTGATCGAGGTCGTCCCCACCACCGAGCTCAACCGCCCCGAAGAAGAGGACATTAGCGTCTTGATGGGCGAAGAAGAAAAGTACGACGACGAAGATTAA
- a CDS encoding M67 family metallopeptidase codes for MTLHLTPEHLDAIRQHGERAFPQECCGLLLGNIELQDGQEHKAIEALWQVDNTWDSAENPVADGESKNRRFLIEPADFKRGYDYARSSGLGVVGTYHSHPNHPAIPSEFDRQHAFPWGYSCVIVSIMAGAAADLRSWVLDSTDRCIEQSIETTQPTIV; via the coding sequence ATGACGCTGCATCTGACCCCCGAACACTTGGATGCCATTCGACAACATGGCGAACGGGCTTTCCCGCAAGAGTGCTGCGGTTTGCTATTGGGCAATATCGAGCTGCAGGACGGACAGGAACACAAGGCGATCGAGGCTTTGTGGCAAGTGGATAACACCTGGGACTCTGCCGAAAATCCTGTGGCTGACGGCGAATCGAAAAATCGTCGCTTCCTGATTGAGCCCGCTGACTTCAAACGAGGTTACGACTACGCTCGCTCCTCAGGCTTAGGCGTTGTAGGCACCTACCACTCCCACCCCAACCACCCTGCCATCCCATCTGAATTCGATCGCCAACATGCTTTTCCGTGGGGATATTCCTGTGTCATTGTCAGCATTATGGCTGGAGCGGCTGCCGACCTGCGCAGTTGGGTTTTGGACTCCACCGATCGATGCATCGAGCAGTCGATTGAAACAACCCAGCCTACGATCGTTTGA
- a CDS encoding MoaD/ThiS family protein, which yields MPVKVLIPTPLRAYTSNQDSVELEGSNIGEILDNLTETYSDLKRHLYNEEGQLRNFVNVYLGDEDIRHLEQGKDTPVTGDETISIVPSIAGGC from the coding sequence ATGCCTGTAAAAGTTCTCATCCCCACCCCGCTGCGAGCCTACACTAGCAACCAAGACAGTGTGGAACTCGAAGGCAGCAACATCGGCGAGATCCTAGATAACCTCACCGAAACCTATTCCGATCTCAAGCGCCATCTTTACAATGAGGAAGGCCAGTTACGGAACTTCGTGAACGTTTATTTAGGCGACGAAGACATCCGCCACCTGGAGCAGGGCAAAGATACGCCCGTCACGGGTGACGAAACCATCAGTATCGTTCCTTCCATTGCGGGAGGTTGCTAA
- the moeB gene encoding molybdopterin-synthase adenylyltransferase MoeB has product MVNLDTSQIELSRDEMERFSRHLILPEVGLEGQKRLKAASVLCIGSGGLGSPLLLYLAAAGIGRLGLVDFDVVDSSNLQRQIIHGTSWVGKPKIQSAKDRILEINPYCQVDLYETRLEASNALEIFSDYDIVVDGTDNFPTRYLVNDACVLTGKPNVYGSIYRFEGQATVFNYEGGPNYRDLYPEPPPPGLVPSCAEGGVLGILPGLIGVIQATETVKIVLGEGTTLNGRLLLYDSLNMKFRELKLRKNPETPPIAELIDYEQFCGIPQAAAAEEDTSNSIVEIDVAALKARIDSQKDFVLVDVRNPNEYDICNIEGATLIPLSDIESGDGVERVRELTNGSELIVHCKSGMRSAKALRKLQEAGISGKNLKGGILAWGDAYDPTIPKY; this is encoded by the coding sequence ATGGTGAATCTAGACACTTCCCAAATCGAGTTATCTCGGGACGAAATGGAGCGCTTCTCGCGCCACCTAATCCTCCCAGAAGTGGGCCTCGAAGGCCAAAAGCGCCTCAAAGCGGCTAGTGTGCTGTGCATTGGCAGCGGCGGCTTGGGCTCTCCCCTGCTGCTCTACCTAGCGGCTGCCGGTATCGGTCGTCTCGGCTTAGTGGATTTCGACGTGGTCGATTCTTCCAATCTGCAGCGCCAAATTATCCACGGCACCTCTTGGGTGGGCAAGCCCAAAATTCAGTCGGCCAAAGATCGCATTCTAGAAATCAACCCCTACTGCCAGGTCGATCTCTACGAAACCCGTTTAGAAGCCAGCAATGCCCTAGAGATCTTTTCCGACTACGACATCGTGGTGGACGGGACCGATAACTTCCCCACCCGCTATCTGGTCAACGATGCCTGCGTTTTAACCGGCAAACCCAACGTCTACGGCTCCATCTATCGGTTCGAAGGTCAGGCAACGGTCTTCAACTACGAGGGCGGCCCCAACTACCGAGACCTCTATCCCGAGCCCCCGCCCCCCGGCCTGGTACCCTCCTGTGCTGAAGGTGGCGTGCTGGGGATTTTGCCCGGTCTGATTGGCGTAATTCAGGCGACTGAAACTGTCAAGATTGTGTTGGGCGAGGGAACAACTCTGAACGGTCGTTTGCTGCTCTACGATTCTTTGAACATGAAGTTCCGAGAGTTGAAGCTGCGCAAGAATCCCGAGACTCCACCGATTGCGGAGCTGATCGATTACGAGCAGTTCTGCGGCATTCCTCAAGCGGCTGCAGCCGAGGAAGACACCAGCAACTCGATTGTGGAAATCGATGTGGCTGCCCTGAAGGCGCGCATAGATAGCCAGAAAGATTTCGTCTTGGTTGACGTGCGCAATCCTAACGAGTACGACATTTGCAATATTGAAGGGGCCACTTTGATTCCCCTCTCCGATATTGAAAGTGGCGATGGCGTAGAGCGCGTGCGCGAGCTGACCAACGGTTCCGAGCTAATCGTTCACTGCAAGAGCGGCATGCGATCGGCTAAGGCACTGAGGAAGCTACAAGAGGCTGGCATCAGCGGCAAGAACCTCAAGGGTGGCATCCTTGCTTGGGGCGATGCCTACGATCCCACGATTCCGAAGTACTAA
- a CDS encoding TldD/PmbA family protein: MELDLHKCLNNLRIDADWVGLRQISEASTTRSVRDGHPQSNGRSRSCGIMVEVLANGQFGYAATQRLQPDSIQAAAERARQQALASSAWAVRAFTPAVRPKAVGQYSSPFQKPLEALSASDLVGLLVQVCDTMRVSDKVVKTSAMAQTVETEQRFVSSNGSDVYQKFLAVNTHYTATARDGTITQQRTDNGWMARCYQAGVEVLHPEEVLTRARQIGEQAIELLDAEECPETTTTLVLAPDQMMLQIHESVGHPLELDRILGDERNYAGSSFVKLSDFGSLMYGSPLMNATFDPTVAGELASYAFDDAGLPAQREYLIERGQLLRGLGSLESQVRAGVPGVANFRANSWNRAPIDRMANLNLEPGDASFDEIVGSIERGVYMESNRSWSIDDYRNKFQFGCEYAKLIENGRLTKTLRNPNYRGISSHFWKNLVQVGDRSTFELYGTPFCGKGEPNQCIQVGHGSPVCAFEAIEVFGGAA; this comes from the coding sequence ATGGAACTCGATTTGCACAAGTGTCTGAACAATCTGCGTATTGATGCTGACTGGGTGGGCCTGCGCCAGATCTCCGAGGCAAGCACCACTCGCTCTGTCCGCGACGGTCACCCCCAAAGTAACGGGCGCAGTCGCAGTTGCGGCATCATGGTTGAAGTCTTAGCTAACGGACAATTTGGCTATGCCGCTACCCAGCGATTGCAGCCAGACAGCATTCAAGCCGCCGCCGAACGAGCTCGCCAACAAGCCCTCGCCAGTTCTGCCTGGGCCGTTCGCGCCTTTACCCCTGCCGTGCGACCGAAGGCCGTCGGTCAGTACAGTTCCCCCTTCCAAAAACCCCTCGAAGCCCTGAGCGCATCGGACTTGGTGGGGCTGCTCGTGCAGGTGTGCGACACCATGCGGGTATCGGACAAAGTGGTGAAAACCTCCGCGATGGCTCAGACGGTGGAGACAGAACAGCGGTTTGTCAGCAGTAATGGCTCGGATGTGTACCAGAAATTTTTGGCTGTCAACACCCATTACACCGCAACCGCTCGGGACGGAACCATTACGCAACAGCGAACGGACAATGGCTGGATGGCCCGCTGCTATCAGGCAGGGGTTGAAGTGCTGCATCCAGAAGAGGTCTTGACTCGCGCTCGTCAAATTGGCGAACAGGCGATCGAGTTGCTCGATGCCGAGGAGTGCCCCGAAACCACCACCACCCTGGTGCTCGCCCCCGACCAAATGATGTTGCAGATTCACGAAAGTGTGGGGCATCCGCTGGAGTTAGATCGAATTTTGGGGGACGAGCGCAATTACGCCGGATCGAGCTTTGTCAAGCTCTCGGATTTTGGCTCCCTCATGTACGGTTCGCCCCTGATGAATGCGACCTTCGATCCGACCGTGGCGGGGGAGCTGGCCAGTTATGCCTTTGACGATGCCGGTCTGCCCGCCCAGCGGGAATATTTAATCGAGCGGGGGCAATTGTTGCGGGGGTTGGGCAGTCTGGAAAGCCAAGTGCGGGCGGGGGTGCCCGGGGTGGCCAATTTCCGCGCGAATTCCTGGAATCGAGCCCCGATCGATCGCATGGCCAACCTGAATTTAGAACCGGGCGATGCTTCTTTTGATGAGATTGTGGGTTCCATCGAGCGGGGGGTTTACATGGAATCCAACCGCTCTTGGTCAATTGACGACTACCGCAACAAGTTTCAGTTTGGCTGCGAATATGCCAAGCTCATCGAAAATGGGCGCTTGACCAAAACCCTGCGCAATCCCAACTATCGAGGCATTAGCAGTCACTTTTGGAAAAATCTAGTCCAGGTGGGCGATCGCAGTACGTTCGAACTCTACGGCACTCCCTTCTGCGGTAAAGGGGAACCCAACCAATGCATTCAGGTGGGTCACGGGTCGCCGGTCTGTGCGTTTGAGGCGATCGAGGTGTTTGGAGGTGCAGCGTGA
- a CDS encoding TldD/PmbA family protein produces MSLSEFERWEGRFDRLCDRLLDGLGPGEHLAIELTGEASHFMRFNGGKVRQSGTVADAAIKLQLICQDRTAYASFPFTGDLESDRPEAIAQLADLRQDLPQLPPDPYVVLPDNLGSSRETYSGRLLAPERAAEAILPAVQGIDFTGSYASGPILRATRNSAGQRHWFATETFVLDYSAIAPSQKAVKATLAGQQWNQAQFEQRVRQSKTQLDLLDRPTRSLPPGKYRTYFAPAAVADLLGMLSWGAVSEASMRQGGSALAKLKEGKTLSPRLTLREDFSRGTVPRFNQLGEVSPEEVPVIVEGELVNTLVNARTAKEYGVKSNAANGSESLRAPQVSPGRLSDDEILQRLGTGLYLSNLHYLNWSDRQGGRITGMTRYACFWVESGEVVAPITDLRFDESLYAFLGDNLEELTAFQEFVPNVGTYEWRSLGGALMPGMLVNDFTFTL; encoded by the coding sequence GTGAGTTTATCCGAGTTCGAGCGTTGGGAAGGCAGGTTCGATCGCCTCTGCGATCGCCTCCTGGACGGGTTGGGGCCAGGGGAGCATCTGGCGATCGAGCTGACGGGGGAAGCCAGTCATTTCATGCGTTTCAATGGCGGCAAAGTGCGTCAATCTGGGACAGTGGCCGATGCGGCCATCAAGCTGCAACTGATTTGCCAGGACCGGACTGCCTATGCTTCGTTCCCCTTTACTGGCGATCTGGAGAGCGATCGCCCCGAGGCGATCGCGCAATTGGCTGACTTGCGACAGGATCTGCCTCAACTCCCACCAGATCCCTATGTCGTCCTGCCCGACAATTTAGGGTCCAGTCGAGAGACTTATTCCGGTCGGCTATTAGCCCCCGAACGGGCTGCAGAGGCAATTTTGCCAGCGGTGCAGGGAATTGATTTTACCGGGAGCTATGCCTCGGGGCCGATACTGCGGGCTACCCGTAACTCTGCCGGACAGCGCCATTGGTTTGCCACCGAGACGTTTGTGCTGGATTATTCGGCGATCGCCCCCTCGCAAAAAGCAGTAAAGGCGACCCTTGCCGGTCAGCAGTGGAATCAAGCACAGTTCGAGCAGCGAGTTCGCCAGTCTAAGACCCAGCTCGATTTGCTCGATCGCCCCACCCGCTCCCTACCGCCGGGGAAATATCGCACTTATTTTGCTCCCGCTGCCGTGGCCGATCTGCTGGGCATGCTGTCTTGGGGGGCGGTGAGCGAAGCCTCGATGCGGCAGGGGGGAAGTGCTCTGGCCAAGCTGAAGGAGGGGAAAACTCTGTCGCCGCGATTGACGCTGCGAGAAGACTTCAGTCGCGGTACAGTACCGCGCTTCAACCAGTTAGGCGAAGTCTCCCCAGAGGAGGTGCCCGTGATTGTGGAAGGGGAACTGGTCAATACACTGGTCAATGCCCGCACAGCCAAAGAGTACGGGGTTAAGAGTAACGCCGCCAATGGATCGGAGAGCTTGCGCGCGCCGCAGGTTTCTCCCGGGAGGCTCTCCGACGATGAGATCTTGCAGCGGTTGGGGACGGGGTTGTATTTATCGAATTTGCATTATTTGAACTGGAGCGATCGCCAGGGCGGTCGCATCACTGGTATGACCCGTTATGCCTGTTTTTGGGTTGAGAGCGGCGAGGTTGTTGCCCCCATTACCGATTTGCGCTTTGACGAAAGCCTCTACGCATTTCTGGGGGATAACTTAGAAGAGCTGACCGCGTTTCAAGAGTTTGTGCCCAATGTGGGAACCTACGAATGGCGATCGCTGGGGGGGGCCTTAATGCCGGGAATGTTAGTGAATGATTTCACATTTACTCTGTAG
- a CDS encoding BamA/TamA family outer membrane protein: MNLSWINGTTLSVTALMACFALAPTEGLAAPPLLAQAAPETGSEDSVVQAPPQAAPTESNPPAGEPEVLVAEVLILGTEDPALIREIYEAIGTQAGQTTTRTQLEEDINSVFSTGYFADVEALPSDTALGVRVTYEVRPNPIVRSIRAENTTVLPDEVVGDLFGPQAGETLNFSDLQLAVEQLEAWYAEQGFVLASVKDVRSTEDGDVVLEVAEGVIEDIRVAGNDRTRDFIVTREMELEPGQVFNRNTVQTDLQNVFALNLFQDVNLSLEPGDNPDNVVATVNVEERNTGSLSAGGGLSSGAGIFGTLSISQQNLGGNNQRLGLDIQVGTEELLFDVGFTDPRIAHWETPTSLNVNAFNRFSSDRVFDDDQDIVRLGSAATLARPISENWRASLGVQQQFVSIRDRDDDEPLTLDGDTNSLSSVRFGVVRDLRDDPILPSRGNILRLSTDQSIAGFILNDGLTRNRAEVSYSHFIPVNFLKFEGRSPEVLAFDVRSGSIFGDTAPFDSFLLGGANSVRGFDEGRVGTSQSFALASAEYRFPVFNFIGGALFADYGTDLGTADGVFGNPTDAQGLLGSAFGIGAGVRVQSPVGAIRVDYGIGQGEDSGRVHFGFGEKF; encoded by the coding sequence ATGAATCTATCTTGGATAAACGGCACTACGCTGTCGGTGACTGCCCTGATGGCCTGCTTTGCGTTAGCACCCACAGAAGGATTGGCAGCGCCACCTTTATTAGCTCAAGCAGCTCCAGAAACAGGCTCTGAAGACAGTGTCGTCCAAGCGCCTCCACAAGCAGCTCCAACAGAATCCAATCCGCCCGCAGGCGAACCCGAAGTGCTCGTGGCAGAAGTGCTGATTCTGGGAACGGAAGACCCCGCTTTAATCCGCGAAATTTACGAGGCCATTGGCACGCAGGCCGGTCAAACCACCACCCGCACTCAGCTAGAAGAAGACATTAACTCCGTCTTTTCCACCGGTTATTTTGCCGATGTAGAGGCACTCCCCTCCGATACCGCCTTAGGGGTACGGGTAACCTACGAAGTCCGCCCCAACCCGATTGTGCGTTCCATCCGTGCTGAGAATACGACGGTTCTGCCCGATGAGGTGGTGGGCGATTTGTTCGGTCCGCAAGCTGGCGAAACCTTGAACTTTAGCGATCTCCAGTTGGCTGTCGAGCAGTTAGAAGCCTGGTATGCCGAACAGGGATTCGTATTGGCGAGTGTTAAGGACGTGCGCTCGACCGAAGATGGCGATGTGGTCTTGGAGGTGGCCGAAGGGGTGATTGAAGATATTCGCGTGGCTGGCAACGATCGCACCCGCGATTTTATTGTGACGCGGGAAATGGAACTGGAACCGGGGCAGGTGTTCAACCGCAATACAGTTCAGACCGACCTGCAGAATGTGTTCGCCCTCAATCTGTTCCAGGATGTCAATCTATCGCTAGAACCGGGAGATAACCCCGACAACGTGGTTGCGACGGTCAATGTCGAAGAGCGCAATACCGGTTCTCTCTCGGCTGGGGGCGGGCTCAGCTCGGGGGCAGGCATATTCGGTACCTTGAGCATTTCTCAACAAAATCTCGGCGGCAACAACCAACGGCTGGGCTTAGACATTCAAGTGGGGACCGAAGAGCTGCTGTTCGATGTCGGCTTTACCGATCCCCGCATTGCCCATTGGGAAACCCCCACCTCCTTAAATGTGAATGCGTTCAACCGATTTTCCAGCGATCGCGTCTTCGACGACGACCAAGATATTGTGCGGTTGGGGTCAGCCGCCACATTAGCCCGCCCTATTTCGGAAAACTGGCGGGCCAGCCTCGGAGTTCAACAGCAATTTGTCAGTATTCGCGATCGCGACGATGACGAGCCCCTCACCTTAGATGGGGATACCAACAGCCTCTCCAGCGTACGCTTCGGTGTCGTTCGAGATTTGCGCGACGATCCGATTCTGCCCAGTCGAGGTAACATCCTGCGGCTCTCGACCGATCAATCTATAGCGGGTTTCATCCTCAACGACGGTCTCACCCGCAACCGGGCGGAGGTGAGCTACAGTCACTTCATTCCGGTGAATTTTTTGAAATTTGAGGGACGCTCCCCCGAAGTGTTGGCGTTTGACGTGCGCTCCGGGAGCATCTTTGGCGATACGGCCCCCTTTGATTCGTTCCTGTTGGGCGGCGCTAACTCCGTGCGCGGTTTTGATGAGGGTCGCGTGGGCACGAGCCAAAGTTTTGCGCTCGCCAGTGCTGAATATCGCTTCCCCGTGTTTAACTTTATTGGGGGCGCGCTATTTGCCGATTACGGTACCGATCTGGGCACGGCAGATGGGGTTTTTGGCAACCCGACGGATGCGCAAGGTTTGTTGGGTAGCGCGTTTGGCATCGGGGCGGGCGTGCGAGTGCAGTCTCCGGTCGGTGCCATTCGGGTGGATTACGGCATCGGTCAAGGGGAAGATAGCGGTCGCGTTCACTTTGGTTTTGGGGAGAAGTTTTAG